The sequence below is a genomic window from Streptomyces sudanensis.
CAGCCTGGAGATCAGCCCCGTGGGCAAGGTCGGCTGACCCCGCGGACCGGCGTGCGGGGAGCCGGAAGGGCCGGAAGGGGGCGGGGACACCGTCCCGCCGCGCCGCCCGGCCCCGCGGGCCGACGCCCGCGAGGCGCCCCCCGGCACCCGGCGGGCCGTGACCCCGTCGCACGGCCGTACCCCGGTGGACCGGTGCGCCGGAACGGGCGCCCCGGACCCTCCCGCGCCCGCGTCCTCCTCTNNNNNNNNNNNCCCTTCCCCCGCCCGCCGGCCGGTCGCCCTCCCGGCGGCGCCCGCCCCTGCCCGCCGGGGGCCATCCCTACGCGCCGGGCGGGCCACCGCGGCCCGGACGGGAGCCGGCCCCGGCCGCGTCTCCCCGGCACCATCCCGACCCCCACCGGTGACCGGTGGGCCCCACAGCACGAAAGGGCCTGTCCTTGAGAACGCCCCCGGCGGCGACGTCCGCCCGCTCCGCACCCCCCGCCCCCAGGCGCCCGTCGTACCGGCTGGTCGTGCACGCACTGGTCGTGGCGCTGACGGCGGGACTGCTGACCGTCGCCGCCCTCGCCGCGGACACCCGTCCGGCCCGTGCCGCCGGTCCTTCGACCACCGGCCGCTTCTACATCCAGAACAGCTTCAGCGGCTACAACCTCTCCGCCACCGGCGACCTGCTCCGCACCTCCCGCCCCAAGGGCGACGAGGACAACCAGCAGTGGACGTTCGAGAGGGTCGCGGGCAGCGCCAACTACCGCGTGCGCAACGCCACCCTGACCGACCTCTGCATGGGCAGGTCCACCGGCCGGCCAGTGGTCCTCGGCTGCTCCGGAACCGACACCGAGTGGGAGTTCCGCCACCAGGCGGGCGAGTGGTACAAGATCTTCGTTCCCGGTACGGAGACCAGGCTGCAGGGCCGGCCGGCCGGGGACGACCCCGCCGAACTCGACCTCTCCACGCGGCAGGAGACGGACGAGAGCTGGTACGTCACCCCGATCGACCCGCCGCGCTCGCCGATGCCGGCCGATCCGACGTTCGACCAGATGACGTTCCTGACCGCGCACAACGCGTACAACAACACCGAGGACGCACCGGGGGCGATGGCACCCAACCAGCCGCACTCGATCAGGCGGCAGCTCGACGACGGCGTCCGCGCCCTGATGCTGGACATCCATGCGCCGCCGGACCTTCCCGGCGGCCAGGTCATCCTGTGCCACGGCTCGTGCGGACTCACCCGCCTGCTGCCGCTGACCGACGTGCTGAACACGGTCGCCGACTGGATGAGGGCCCACCCCCGCGAGGTGGTCACGGTGTTCTTCGAGGACTACACCACGAGCGCGCAGCTGAAGAACGCCATGGACCAGGTCCCCGGTCTGGCCGGGCTGATCTACAACCCCCGCACCGAGGGGGTGCGGGAGAAGGGCTGGCCCAAGGTCTCCCAGATGGCCGACAGCGGCAAGCGGCTCGTCCTCTTCTCCGACAGGGGCGGCCGCGAGGACTTCGGCGTCATGCACGGCTACGACTGGACGGCGGAGAACTACTGGTCCATGGGCCTGGGCCTGGGGTCGTCGGACTGGAGCTGCTACAGCCGCTGGTCGGAGGTCCCGCTCGGCAAGGAGGAGGAGAAGTTCCGCCGGCTGGTGGTGATGAACCACTTCCGGGACGTGCCGATGGCCCCGACGTACGAGACCGACAACGAGAAGCTGCGCAACCGCGCCGAGCGCTTCTGCATGCCCGCCGCGCGCAAGAAGCCGAACTTCCTCGCCATCGACCAGTACAAGGACGGCGACCCGCTGAGCGCGGTCCAGGCGATGAACGGCTACGTCTACCACGGCGACACCCCCGGGTGGGGCGGCACGCCGGCGCACTGGAGCGTGCCCCGGCTCGCCGTGATGCCGCTGGGCGACTCGATCACCTGGGGCGCCGGCGGCACCGGGTACAACAGCTACCGCGCCCAGCTCTGGGACAGACTGGCCGGGCACGCCTCCACCGTGGACTTCGTGGGCTCGCTCAAGGACGGCACGCTGCCGGACCGGGACCACGAGGGCCACTCGGGCTGGAAGATCGACCAGTTGACGGCGAACATCGACACCTGGCTGGCCGCCGCCCGACCCAACGTGGTGCTGCTGCACATCGGCACCAACGACATGAACCGCAACGACCGGGTGGACTCCGCCCCGCAGCGGCTGGCCGAACTGGTCGACCGGATCGGCACGGCCTCCCCGGACACCGTGGTCCTCGTCGCGTCCCTGGTGCCCTCGTCCGACCCCGCCGTGCAGGCGAGGGTCAGCGCCTACAACGCCCAGGTGCCCCGCGTGGTCGAGGAGCTGAAGGCCAGGGGGCGCAAAGCGGAGTTCGTCAGCATGGCCGCGGTGACCACCGCCGACCTCAACGACACGCTCCACCCGAACGACAGCGGTTACGCCAAGATGGCGCAGGCGTTCCACTCGGGAGTGGAGCGGGTGGCGAAGGCCGGGATGATCAGTGAGGACGTGGTGGTCAGGCCCGCCCCGCCGCGCACCACCCCGTTCGCCGACTACGACGTGGACATCGACGGGGACGGCAGGGCCGACTACCTGGTGGTCGGGGACAACGGGGCGGTCGACGCCTGGCTGAACAGGGGCGGCGACGGTTACGGCGGCTGGACCGCCTACGGCCGGATAGCGACCGGCACCGGCCCCGGAAGCCGGGTGTGCTTCGCCGACATCGACGGGGACGGCAGGGCCGACTACCTGGTGGTCGGGGAGAACGGATCGGTCGGCGCCTGGATCAACAAGGGCGGCGACGGCCACGGAGGCTGGTCCGAACTGGGCCGGATCGCCGCGGGCGGGAGCTGGTCGGGTGGTCAGGTCCGGTTCGCCGACATCGATGCCGACGGGAGGGCGGACTATCTCGTGGTCGGGGAGAACGGTGCGGTCCGTGCGTTCCTCAACAAGGGCGGCGACGGGTACGGCGGCTGGTCGGATCTCGGCCAGATAGCGACGGGTTCGAGCTGGTCGGGTGGTCAGGTCCGGTTCGCCGACGTGGACGCCGACGGGAGGGCGGACTATCTCGTGGTCGGGGAGAACGGTGCGGTCCGTGCGTTCCTCAACAAGGGCGGCGACGGGCACGGCGGCTGGTCGGATCTCGGCCAGATAGCGACGGGTTCGGACTGGTCGGGTGGTCAGGTCCGGTTCGCCGACATCAACGCCGACGGGAGGGCGGACTATCTCGTGGTCGAGGACAACGGGGCGGTCCGCGCGTTCCTCAACCAGGGCGGCGACGGCCACGGAGGCTGGACGAAGCTCGGCCAGATAGCCGCCGGGGTGGGAGCCCCCGGGCACCGGGTCCGGATCTGACCCGCGGGCCGGCCGCGCCCCGTCGCCCCCGGGCGCGGGGCGCGGCCGNNNNCCNGGCGCCCGGCATCCGGGCCGGTCCCCTCACAGCAGCGCGAACTGCCCCTCCGGGCCCTCCTCGCGGTGGTCCAGGACCGAGGCCGGGCGCCGGGCGGACGGCGGGTGGGGGAGGATCCGGGCCCCGTACAGGTCGGCGCGGGTGAGCGCCGCGCCGACCGGCCGGAGCCGCTCCGCGAGCGCGTCGCGCTCCCCGTCCAGGGCGCCCAGCAGCGCCAGGACGGTGATCAGCTCCAGCAGTTCGGACGTCCACGCGGGCGGCCAGGCCGGCGGGCGGATCGCCTCCAGGGTGCCCGGCTCCGCATCCGCCGTCCGCCGCTCGAACCACAGCGGCAGCACCCGCACCCCGCCCACCCGGTAGTCCCACGCCTCCGCCGGGACCGGCGCGATCCGCCCCGCGTCCACGTGCAGGACCTCGCTCCCGGCGTCGTACTCCAGCGTCCGGGGCCACGGCGGCAGCGCCGCCCGTACGTAGGGACGCCGCCCGCCCGGCAGGCGCGGGCGCTCCCCGCCCCGCGCGCCGCGCAGGTGGACCGACACCATCCGGCGGCCCAGCGCCACGCCCGCCGCCCACACCTCCGGGTCGCGCGCCAGCGGCACCCGGCACCCGGCCGGGGACGGCACCGCCGCCGCCCACGCCAGGAGGTCCCCGGCGGACGGCTCCCGGCCGTGGTGCTCCCGCAGCAGCGCCGCGAGGCCCGGGGCGGCGTTCGGCTCCCGGCCGCCGGGCCGCCGGTACAGGGGGCGGATCCGGCCGGGCCGCCCCGCGGGGGAGCGGCCGGTCGGCAACGGGGCCGTCACCAGCAGCGCGGGACCCGCCGCCCCCGGCACGTACCCCTGCTCCACCGCGAAGACCTGCCGCTCGTCCGCGACCCGCCACAGCTCCGGGCGCGCCGCGTCGATCAGCCGGTGGTCCGGCAGCAGCCACCGCTCGTCGAACGGCCCGTACGCGACGCGCACCGGCTCCGGGCACGGCCCGTCCTCGCGCGCGAGGCGCACCGTCCCGGTCCGCTGCCCCGGCAGCGCGGCCACCGCGCTGCGCGGCGTGCGCGCCCGGCTCGGCCGGAACAGTGCCTCGCGCTCCGCGCCGCCGGCCGCCAGCAGCGCGTCCCAGCGGGCCCGCAGCGTGCCCGCGTCCGGGGCGGTCACCCACTCCCGGCCCAGCCGCGGCGGCGGCGCGGACCACGGCATGAGGTCGTCGAGCAGGGGCGCGTCGCCGAAGGGCGCGTCCGGGGACACGTCGTCGAGGGGCACGTCCGCGTTCACGCGCTGCATGCTAGTGCCGTCCGCGCGGGCCCGGTCCGCCCCGGCGGTGGCCTCAGTCCGCCTCGACGGTGACGGTGAAGGAGAACCGGTCGCCTCGGTAGCGGATGCGCGCCACGTCCACCGCGCGGCCGTCCTCGTCGTACGTCACGCCCGTGTAGTGGAGGATCGGCGACAGCAGCGGGACCTCCAGCAGCTCCGCCGTCACCGGGTCGGCGAGCCGCGCCTCGACCGTGTCGGTGATCCGGCTGATGCGCACCCCGACCGCGTCCCGCAGCACCTTCGTCATCGGCCAGCGCTCCAGGTCCGCCACGTCGATCCGGTCCGCCAGCTCCGGGCGGACGGCGTTCTCCGCCCAGTTCGTCGGCTCGCCCGTCTCCACGTCCCGGCGGAGCCGCCGGTACGTGACGACCTGCGCCACGTCCGGGAAGTGCTCCGCCAGCTCCCCGGGCACCGCCGCCGCCCCGTACCCGAGGACCGTCGTCCGCTCGCCGGACTGCTGCGCCACGATCGCGTCGACCGAGCCGAGCACCCGGCGCGGGGCGCTGCGCCGGGCGCCCGGCTCGATGAAGGTGCCGCGCCGCCGGTGCCTGCTGATCAGGCCCTCCTGCTCCAGCTCCTTGAGCGCCTGACGCATCGTCAGCACGCTCACCCCGTAGTGCGCGGCGAGTTGCTCCTCGGTGGGCAGCCGCAGCGGCGCGTCCGGGGAGCGCCCCAGTATCGAGGCGCGCAGGGACTGGGACACCTGGTACCAGAGCGGCAGCTTCCGGTTCAGGGCCAGGGAGTCGGGGGCGAAGGCGGACACGGTGTCTCCGTACTGCCGCGTGCGGCCGGGGGCCTCGCGGCGGCGTTCTACGGGCGGAAGTGGCGCTCGAGACCCTGCCACACGCCGTCGTAGCCCCGCTGCAGGTGCTCGGCCTCCGCCGCCTGGGCGGTGGTCGTGATCGGCCAGCGGGTCTCGAACATGAAGGCCAGTCCGTCGTCGACCTTCTGCGGCTTCAGCTCGGCGGCACTGGCCTTGTCGAACGTCTCCCGGTCGGGCCCGTGCGCGGACATCATGGTGTGCAGCGAGCCGCCGCCGGGCACGAAGCCCTCCGCCTTCGCGTCGTACGCGCCCTCGATGAGGCCCATGTACTCGCTCATCACGTTCCGGTGGAAGTACGGCGGCCGGAAGGTGTCCTCGCCGACCAGCCAGCGCGGCGCGAACACCACGAAGTCCACGCCCGCCAGCCCCGGCGTGTCGGTCGGCGAGGTGAGCACCGTGAAGATCGACGGGTCGGGGTGGTCGTAGCTGATCGTCCCGATGACGTTGAAGGTCCGCAGGTCGTAGACGTACGGGACGTAGTTCCCGTGCCAGGCGACGACGTCCAGCGGGGAGTGGCCGTACTCGGCCCGCCACAGGTTCCCGCAGTACTTGTTGACGACCTCGACGGGGCCCTCCACGTCCTCGTACGCGGCGACCGGCGCCCGGAAGTCGCGCGGGTTCGCCAGGCCGTTGGCGCCGATCGGGCCGAGGTCGGGGAGCCGGAACGGCTGCCCGTAGTTCTCGCACACGTACCCGCGGGCCGTCCCGTCGAGCAGCTCCACCCGGAAGCGGACGCCGCGGGGCACCAGCGCCACCTCGCCGGGGCGCACGGCGAGCAGCCCCAACTCGGTGCGCAGCAGCAGCCCGCCGCGCTCCGGGACGATCAGCAGCTCGCCGTCCGCGTCGCTGAACACGCGCTCCATGGAGGCGTTGGCGTGGTACAGGTGCACGGCCATGCCGGTGCGCTGCGCCGCGTCGCCGTTGCCGCCCAGCGTCCACAGGCCGGCCAGCCAGTCGGTGCCGGGCGCGGGGTCCGGCAGGGGGTTCCAGCGCAGTCGGTTGGGGTCCGGGACGGTCTCGGTGAAGGGCGCCGAGCGCAGCGCGCCGTTGTCGGCGCGGGTGAACGCCGGGTGCGCCGCCGAGGGGCGGATGCGGTACAGCCAGGAACGGAGGTTGTGGGACCGCGGCTCGGTGAAGGCGCTGCCGCTGAGCTGCTCCGCGTACAGCCCGAGGGGCGCCCGCTGCGGGGAGTTGCGGCCCAGGGGGAGGGCCCCGGGAACGGCCTCCGAATGGTGTTCGTTCCCGAAGCCGGAGAGGTACTCCAGGCCTTCGGCGGTCTTCCTCGTCTGCTCGTCCGCCGGTACGGCGTCGCCCACGCTCATCGCACGCTCCTGCTGCTCATGGAATCCTATGGACGACCGTAGGATTTCGGGCCGCCCGCGTCAACGGGGCGGACCGCGGGAATGCCGCGCCCGTCCGGAGCCGGCCGACGCGGCCCGGCGGCCTCCGCCGGCCGTCCGGCGGCGCGGGGTGGGCCGACCGGGCGAACCGGTGGCGACGCGCCGCGCGACTCCCGCAAGGAAGGTGACGAATAGTCCGATTATCGGGTGATCTGTACGACATCCTCGTGGAGGAACCCGCCATGATCACGTCCCGACCACTCCTGCGCACCGCCGTCACCGGTCTCGCCCTCGGCGGCCTGGCCCTCACCGGCGCGCCCGCCGCCGTCGCCCAGCCCGGCGACAACGGAGACGTCAAGATCCACAACATCGGCACGCCGCCGCTCGACCAGCGCAGCGAGTCCAAGGTGTGCCGCTTCTACCTCGCCGCCTTCGAGTTCGCCGGGCTGCAGCAGGTCGCCTACACCCTCACCCCGCAGCCGCTGGAGGCCGGCGACCCCACGGTCCAGGGGACGATCACGCTCACCCCGACGGGGACCGGCCAGTCCACCGAACTGAAGCTGCCCGACGGCCAGTACCGGCTCACCTGGACCTTCGCCGGAGCAGTCGGGCCGGCCAGGATGAAGACCTTCCGCGTCGACTGCCCCGAGGGTGGCCACGGCAAGGAGGGCAAGGACGGCAAGGACGGCAAGCAGGAGGACCGGCAGGACGGCGGACGGGACTACAAGGAGCCGCAGGGCGGCGTGGGCGCGGGCGGCGGCGGCATGGCCGGCACCCCGTCCGGCGACACCTCGACGCTCGGCGCCGGGGCGGCGCTCGCGGCCGGCCTGGCGGGAACCGCCGGGCTGGTCCTCCTCCGCCGTCGCCGCCGCGCC
It includes:
- a CDS encoding FG-GAP-like repeat-containing protein → MHALVVALTAGLLTVAALAADTRPARAAGPSTTGRFYIQNSFSGYNLSATGDLLRTSRPKGDEDNQQWTFERVAGSANYRVRNATLTDLCMGRSTGRPVVLGCSGTDTEWEFRHQAGEWYKIFVPGTETRLQGRPAGDDPAELDLSTRQETDESWYVTPIDPPRSPMPADPTFDQMTFLTAHNAYNNTEDAPGAMAPNQPHSIRRQLDDGVRALMLDIHAPPDLPGGQVILCHGSCGLTRLLPLTDVLNTVADWMRAHPREVVTVFFEDYTTSAQLKNAMDQVPGLAGLIYNPRTEGVREKGWPKVSQMADSGKRLVLFSDRGGREDFGVMHGYDWTAENYWSMGLGLGSSDWSCYSRWSEVPLGKEEEKFRRLVVMNHFRDVPMAPTYETDNEKLRNRAERFCMPAARKKPNFLAIDQYKDGDPLSAVQAMNGYVYHGDTPGWGGTPAHWSVPRLAVMPLGDSITWGAGGTGYNSYRAQLWDRLAGHASTVDFVGSLKDGTLPDRDHEGHSGWKIDQLTANIDTWLAAARPNVVLLHIGTNDMNRNDRVDSAPQRLAELVDRIGTASPDTVVLVASLVPSSDPAVQARVSAYNAQVPRVVEELKARGRKAEFVSMAAVTTADLNDTLHPNDSGYAKMAQAFHSGVERVAKAGMISEDVVVRPAPPRTTPFADYDVDIDGDGRADYLVVGDNGAVDAWLNRGGDGYGGWTAYGRIATGTGPGSRVCFADIDGDGRADYLVVGENGSVGAWINKGGDGHGGWSELGRIAAGGSWSGGQVRFADIDADGRADYLVVGENGAVRAFLNKGGDGYGGWSDLGQIATGSSWSGGQVRFADVDADGRADYLVVGENGAVRAFLNKGGDGHGGWSDLGQIATGSDWSGGQVRFADINADGRADYLVVEDNGAVRAFLNQGGDGHGGWTKLGQIAAGVGAPGHRVRI
- a CDS encoding type ISP restriction/modification enzyme, which gives rise to MQRVNADVPLDDVSPDAPFGDAPLLDDLMPWSAPPPRLGREWVTAPDAGTLRARWDALLAAGGAEREALFRPSRARTPRSAVAALPGQRTGTVRLAREDGPCPEPVRVAYGPFDERWLLPDHRLIDAARPELWRVADERQVFAVEQGYVPGAAGPALLVTAPLPTGRSPAGRPGRIRPLYRRPGGREPNAAPGLAALLREHHGREPSAGDLLAWAAAVPSPAGCRVPLARDPEVWAAGVALGRRMVSVHLRGARGGERPRLPGGRRPYVRAALPPWPRTLEYDAGSEVLHVDAGRIAPVPAEAWDYRVGGVRVLPLWFERRTADAEPGTLEAIRPPAWPPAWTSELLELITVLALLGALDGERDALAERLRPVGAALTRADLYGARILPHPPSARRPASVLDHREEGPEGQFALL
- a CDS encoding GntR family transcriptional regulator — translated: MSAFAPDSLALNRKLPLWYQVSQSLRASILGRSPDAPLRLPTEEQLAAHYGVSVLTMRQALKELEQEGLISRHRRRGTFIEPGARRSAPRRVLGSVDAIVAQQSGERTTVLGYGAAAVPGELAEHFPDVAQVVTYRRLRRDVETGEPTNWAENAVRPELADRIDVADLERWPMTKVLRDAVGVRISRITDTVEARLADPVTAELLEVPLLSPILHYTGVTYDEDGRAVDVARIRYRGDRFSFTVTVEAD
- the hmgA gene encoding homogentisate 1,2-dioxygenase, whose translation is MSVGDAVPADEQTRKTAEGLEYLSGFGNEHHSEAVPGALPLGRNSPQRAPLGLYAEQLSGSAFTEPRSHNLRSWLYRIRPSAAHPAFTRADNGALRSAPFTETVPDPNRLRWNPLPDPAPGTDWLAGLWTLGGNGDAAQRTGMAVHLYHANASMERVFSDADGELLIVPERGGLLLRTELGLLAVRPGEVALVPRGVRFRVELLDGTARGYVCENYGQPFRLPDLGPIGANGLANPRDFRAPVAAYEDVEGPVEVVNKYCGNLWRAEYGHSPLDVVAWHGNYVPYVYDLRTFNVIGTISYDHPDPSIFTVLTSPTDTPGLAGVDFVVFAPRWLVGEDTFRPPYFHRNVMSEYMGLIEGAYDAKAEGFVPGGGSLHTMMSAHGPDRETFDKASAAELKPQKVDDGLAFMFETRWPITTTAQAAEAEHLQRGYDGVWQGLERHFRP